The genome window GAGATGAAGGCGCGGAGGTGATCCTCGGGGTCACCTCGGCCGTCATAAGTAtgcaagtttggaagcttgaagtTCGGGGGCACCCTTTCCCCATTGATGTCATCCGTAAAGGGCGGAGCCCTCATGTAGTCCGAAGCCAGGCCCCCGGGGCGCCGAGGGGGGTCCTCAGCTCGCTTCCCTAGCAATCCCCGGGAAAACGCCCGGGAGATGGAGGCAAGTTTAGAAGTCGCCTTGGAGGAGGCGCGCCTGGAGGTACTCCGTGAGAGACGCCCCTCATCAGAGTCCTCATCTGAGGGCACTTCAGGAGACTTCGTCGGCCTCCTCTTGGAAGACTcggccttttcttttccctgtCTTTTGAGGTACCTTCCTAGCTCCTCAAAAATGGTAGGGTTGTGTGATACGAACTCGGCCATCTTGGCGAGGGCCTCCTCGTTGTTAGGCTGGGTCCTCGGGGACCCTTGCTCTTCAGAAATGCGATCTTGCTGGGCTCCCGAGGTCTGCCCAGCCCCAGTTGAGGGAACTCGACCACTTCTGGAGCGCGTGGATCTCATTTTTAGTAGTGAtctcgttcccacagacggcgccaattgaggaggtgatttttggttagtAACGGAGCCGACCTGAATCAGTCCTCTCTGAGATGAGGTGAGGTGAACTCTGATATCCGAAGTTAACCTCTTGTCCGAAGTGaatggcggggcttctcccctgggatcactccgacgatcaagttagtaaGAGAACGAGAAAATACTAAATCATAAGCAAATGAACAGTGtgcttacttgttgggagtgtgtctggggtatttatagagggAGAGTAGAGGACAGAGCGGAGGGCTTATGCTGGTGGGACCCACCCTCTGGTCATTACGGCTCTGTCCCGTGTCAGGAGgtctgactctgacactgtagctGCCTGGGCATGATGACGGGGAGTATTGTGCAGGTGCTATTAAGTGCctccagtgcttttcagataaagcactggTCTTGGGTGATGTCAGATGGTttgacatcatcagcgtgcagcTGAGGTGGGGGTGCCGAGGTCGGCTACACAGTAGGCTAGGGAAACGGCCGAGGCCGAGCTCAGGGATGATGCCCGGGACACGGATGAGCTCTGATGAGGGACGAGGTGAGTTCACCTCGGCCACTCGGGatggccgaggtgagcatcctcaAAGGGTACCAAACTTTCAATATCTACATTTCAACATGATTATACCATGTACTCACTATTATTAAAGGGACACTTTTATTTATTTCGTATGTGGTTGACAAATATGGTTTGGTTGGTTATTACAAATCCAATTTTATGTTATTCTATGAACCATACAACTATTAGTAAAATTACAATAATAACTTGGTTGTCTAAATGTCCCATGCAAATATCAGTAACTTTACATTTTTTATTCGTAATTCTCCGGCATTTTGATAAATCTGACAAACAAAGCTATGTTTGTAATTTGTCAGTTTTAACCGTAATGTATGAAATATAACTAGGTATTTGTTACAACTTTAAAATATAAGCTGTAGTTTACTTTGGAATTTGTTAGGTacaacccaaaaagaaaaggacttCAAACAGAAGTAAACATCGGCCAAGTTTACCGGCATGTCTCTAGACATGTGTGACTTCCGTGGTCTGCTCAGGGGTAGTGACCCACAACGAAACTCGCACTTACCTGCCTTTCAAACATGATACCCAGAAACAAAAGGGCTTCAAACAAAGTTACGAATGCTCCCATTTAACCAATATCTATCTAGACAACTAACACCCATACACCCATAGATAGATATTGGACTTCCTTTACAACCAATTAAAACTATGAGAAAAGGCATTGGAGTGCTGCTGCGATCCATTTTGGTCAATTCATACCCCTGCTTCATGAGTACAGCAGTTAAATTAGGATGCATGCAAATCCAAGTCTACTGACGAAGCTTAATTAAATCGAAATTGGTAATATAAGTTCTTCACCTGATGGGTTCCACCTTGTTTTTTGTTACAGTAATACGCAGCTTCTTGATTGTGGAAAAAATGGGCTGATTGACTCAATTGCATATGCTGCATATAATTAGAAATTATAAGCAAATCTTtttttatacaaaatttattGCAGGTATAGTAAGCGATCTCTacgtatattttttttattttattagctATTATGATCAAATTGCTTCTAATCAGTACTTGATGCAAACGCATACCTGCTGCACCGCCCATGATTCTCGGGAATTAGAAGTTCCTGCTGGGTACTGATTAGCATGACCACAAGTTCTTGATCCTCCCAATGCATCTGACGAAGCTTCATCCCATATTCCATGAGTATTACTTCCACCCAATACTCGTCCATCGAATGGTTCATTGCTAGCTGGATATCTTGAGACCGATACTGTGGGAATTCTGTTATGCTCATAAGACCCATGAGTTGCCCATACAACTTCAGGAACATTGCCACCCTTCTGACACGTCCTCTTGTTGTGTCCATCTCGACGACTGCAAAATTTACTTGACATCAGTGcatataattttttataatttcaaaGGTCCATGCATTGCTATTTAATTTATGCTAACCCGCAGTTGCCACAGTTGACATGCTTGTTCTTGTCTTTGTTGCGATGATCACCTTTGGCTATAGTTCTTACAGGATCTCGAATTGCAGTACGTGGTGCTTGTGTTCGAAGTTGAGATGGACCATCACCTTTCTGTGACCCAATTCCACGCTGAACAAAGGTCTCCTTCCATTTTTCAGTTTCCTTATGGATCACTGCTCTCACTGCTTCATACCCGTCCCCCATATGTGAGGCATAAAAACACATGCCTTTATAATCTGCCATTAGTGTCCCGTACCTAGCTGTCTGTTGGATTTCATCATATAGCCTCTTTGTTCCAAGGCTTCCCCCAACATCTATGTCTTCTTTAGTGTTCTTGGTCCACCTTTTCATTATGCAAGTTCGTGGAATTTTCTGCAAATTTTCCATTACCATAAACCCGAAACATGTGAGCGCATGGTAATCCTTTCCACTCAAACTTCTTGCATGAACACTTCATTTGACGAGTTTCCTTGTCCATCTTCACAACCCAAGTCCTCGAGTCCCAATATTTGGCAAGATAAAATAAACATTCAGATCATGTATCTTCTCTCTTGAAGCAATCATACAGTTCTTGCCTTCCCAAATGCTTTCTAACATTAACAAAAATATTCCTGGTATAAGTTTCAGCTGCATGTTGTTCCAATGCATGCAATTCGGTAGAAAGCATTAGAAATGCATCTTCTGTCTCATGACGTGCCTTTGACTCCTTCTCCCTCAAAAAGTCTAAGGCCAATGCATGAATTTTAACAAATTGGTACATTCTTATATTAGGTTTGATATACCTCTTCAAGAAGGCATTCATTTGCTCACACCGCTGTGTGTTTCTCATTCCAGCAAAAAAAACATTCTCTAAGCAATGTCTCCACCCATAATGATCTCTTTGCATACATCTTCTTGACCCAGCCATTCCCATCTAGTCCACAACTTGCTACAACTGCATGCCATTCTTTCTCGAACTCCTCTATAGGAATTGCTTTCTTCATAAATTTAGCAAACATTGAAGTAAACATGCTACATTTATTTGTTCCAGTCTCCGCATTTCTTTTTAGATGAAAGATACATAGGCGGTGTCTTGCATTCGGCAATAAATTCTCAATTGCTCGACGCATTGACTTGTCGCTGTCTGTGATGACTGAAATTGGTTTCTTACCTCCATTAGCCTTAACGAGGGTGCCTAAAATCCATTCATATGCTTCCGTAGTCTCTTCTGATAGCAATGCTGATCCAAAAATAATAGTGCCAAAGTGGTTGTTCACCCTAGCAAGAACAACCAATGGTTTGTGATACTCATTTGTGTTATATGTTGAGTCAAAAACAAGCAGGTCTCCAAATGCTTTGTAATCCATTTAACCCACTGAATCCATCCAGAAAATGTTCTCTAGCCTTCCTTCTATATCAACCTTATACTCAAAATAAAACATTGGTTCTGTTGTTGTTCAACCTGTAAAGTAACCAATAGCTCCTTCTACATCTCATTAgatgtttcctttttctcttctagCTCAACGCGATTATACAAGTcctttaaaacaaatcctatattccCATACCCTCCACACTGCATTGCAAAAAATTTCATAATTTGGCTTGTTTCCGCACCAGCCattctcattgtacttgcttggGCATAATCAGCATCTGTGACCTTTCGGTGTGATCTTAGGTATTTGATAGATGATTTTGTTGCCATTTTATGGTTGTGCTCCTTCACAAACTCAGTTACCACATATTTATTCAAGCTCTTCTCATATTTAATACGCAAGCAAGCAGGGCAAAGCATCCTAGTCTCTGCTTTAGGTTGCCTAAACCTATTAACATGACTTTTCCATTTCTTGTGTCTTTGACCCTCCCTGGAGCACACAAATTTTCTGTACTTGGCTGTTCCGTCATCTTTCTTAGTTACATCTGCCTTCCTAACGCTAAATCCGGATATTTTGCCATACAGGTTGTAGAACTCGTATGCATGCTCTTCACTTTCAAAACTCATATTCATTACTTCGCCAACATCCATGTCATCCACAATATAATCTTCTCTCCGCTCACTGCTCAATCCTTCGAAATGCTGCATCGATTGATTCTCTTGCCCATTGTCACTGCTGTCCATGTGCCAACAGCTATAATCTCCTATATTTAGGTCAAATTCTAAACTCTTGCCCTTATCATCATTCATTCTCAACCTACACCACCAAATTAATTGATCaattaattaataaattttctaCTATTTTTTATTTGCATTACGCTACTTCCATACAATGTGACTGATATAAAACAGACCAACTATGACAAtttcttgcatttcatttaatttgCATTACTTTGGTTACAATACATGGCTTTATACTACCTAGTAACTACTGTTTCATATTTTCAACAGcatgaaatgcaatttgaaaGCCATGTTCATTATTCTGTTTCTTCACAATTTACCTTCCCTAAATCCTAACCATTCCACTTATTAAATGATTGCATACCTTTGAATTCCCTTCTTCATAAATATtcatttgaattttgtttaCCTAAATAACTTCCTATACTCTACTTATTATTTCTCACAAATATTATCTAAGAATATTTACtgtcatttttcacttttcataATATTCCATTCCATGTATATATCATTTCTAAAATCTATACATGCACGTTACTACAAACACAGATAACTAATTCTTCCCCACATTTACAACCACTGCATTCCATTTTCACATTGCATATGTGGACACGAATGCTTACCTCTTCAAATTTCTTCTATCCCTTCTGATTTGCtctaattcaattcaattcttTTGCTTCTCTGCTCCTCTCTATatcctatgtttttttttttttcaaattgcgTTGAAATATGACGAATAACACGGGATCTTTCTTGACTTTATTTCACAGCCTACTGGAATTAACTCATAAGCATTTGCTCTCCCTTCTGATTGGTGGCATTATTAACATAATTTTAATGCCTCCATTAATGTCTTAAACTACCGTACCTTTCAAAGATCCCCTCTGAGGCATTAAATCACTATTCCTAGGACTGATGCTTGCTCTTGACACATTCAGTCAGTGCATGTATTTAAACGGTACGCTTGCTTTTTGTACTTTCTTTACAAACATTTATTTAAACGTGGGCCCCATCATTTTAGGCAACCTGTACCTACCATAGGCAACTTCTCTCATCAAGTTTCTACACAAAACCTCCTCAATTTCAGTGATTTGTTATGTGTCATCTTGTCATTGGCTAATTTTAACTTTACCACAAAATGTTAGAAACTTCTTCACCATTTTGTAGAACTTCCCATGGTTTTGTTGCTATCAAACCAGCGACTCCAGCAAACAATAGGGACAAAGCGGTCCACGGGATTGACTTGTGATCAGCAGAGAATCTTTTAGTACTACCTAATCTAAGCCACTCTTTGAAAGGAAGATTGGAAAGTTGAGGATGATTTATGGAAAAATAAAGAGCAGCCGTCAAACGCAAAAGCTTTGGGGCACTTCCTAACCACATGCTCCGCATTTTCCTTCTGTGATGGCTGCAGAAGGGACAACTAGCCTCATGGATATGGATGATAATCCTGTGGTGAAGAAGAGCTGTAGCAGGAAATGCCTGActtttgatgaaatgttcaGCTTCCAAACCCACTTAACATCAGCTTTAGGCACAATTGAAGAGGAAGCACTTGCGGCAAGAAAAAACTTGGCTTCTTTAGAGCAGAAAGCAGCAGTACTAGAAGCAGCCCAAGTGATGACATCCAGGGAATCATTGCCTAGGAATCGCTTTAATTCTATGCACAATGAAGGGAGGGAGAGGGAaggatatattttgaaaatcccAAGTCTGGTTTAAGCCCAAAACAGTCTTTAACAAGCATGAGCTCTTCTCCTAACTTGAAAGGGTCCCTCAATTAAGCTGCCAGAATCTAAGTTATAAGACCTTTTTTAACTATCAATGTGTAGCTCTCCTTGAATAAATCTAACCCTATAACAAGAACAGCCTTGTTGATGGACCCCTAGCCACTGTTGAGGACAATTTTCCTGACTTCTTTAGATCTATGTTCATCCACACATTTACCTGTCAGAGTTTTTGCACCAAACGTGACAATACAAAGTAACAAAGATATTTTATGCATATGCTTGATTATTATATCAAGGGGCCTTTCTTGTTATACAAAGTAACAAAGATGTTTTACTTATTATTTTCTGATACTAACTAAAATAATCTTATATTGATTATAtaagattttgattttttaactaaAATCTTAAAATTTTAGTAAAacgtcttctttttttttggaggagTAAAACATTGTactttaaataataaaaaaaatttgtgaaacaTTTGAATTCTGGTTAACTCGTATTAAGCCAAGTGCCCAATGAACTATATGAAGCCTGGATGGAACAGGCTCTGACACGAGCACGAATTTTTCCTCGACTTCGGCTTGTAATAATATCCATTTATTCGCCATTAACTAGAAACAAAAGGATTTGGGACAGGTAGGGTTGGCCTTAAATGAGGTTGGAACGgttattgtatttttttcataatttgATATACACTTTCGTAATTTTGTTATATTTCATGAAGTAAAATAAAAGCTATATGACCGTACACCAAAtcataaaatataataaaattatttgagcGTATATCAAATCATAAAAAGAATACAATAACTGTATCAATTGCATTTAAGACAAATTGTATTTGCCTGTTCCCGAGACAAGTGATCAAAGTACTATCTTATGTGTGTACAGTTTATAAAGTTTGATTTTAAACTTTAAGAATCAATTTGTTAACGAAgtttatgaaaataaaaatgtatgGATGTGTGAATTTTTGGTAGTTATCTATAGTTATTGGTTGCTTACTAACATGATTTAAAAATTCTAATAAGTCTCTTCAACAACTGTTGCATTCGATTATCTTCATCGTTTTTCCTCATGAGCAAGATCGACAGAAAGCATAATATTATGTCATGGTGTTGAGATTTCCAAGTACATTTTGCACAAGAAATCTTTACCTGTTCAATAAGGCGAGTTATGGAGTGAAATATTTCTTAAAAGGAATATGAGATTTGATGAATGCTACCCGAAAAATTTGAATTGCATAGGAATATTTTCCGGACTTCTTTTACAGCTACTGATTTGGGTGCAATTAGGAGCATTTTATCAAAGTGGTATAGATCGGAAGTTTATAAGGATGATTGTTGCAATAAACCTTTTAGGACATTATATTGataataagaaatttttggagGTTGAGAATTATTTTTCACGCTTTATGCAATAGTACATgttactctctttttttttttgggtataagCTCCTTTAAGAATTCAGTTCCGATCACTACTACGAGTTAGGGAGCATGCTTTCGAGACTATAAACTATAGGTCATTTCACAAACACAATCCTCACATCGACAACAAAATTTAAACACAAGACGTTTTTTGTAGAGAAATGGCTCATCCATACCGACTGAACCAGTTTGTGTTAGTAAATCAAACATTAATAATTCTGGTTCTTTCTTAAATTCATCAGGTAGAAGTAGAAGGGGAGAGCtgagtattatttttttttcacaataaTTCAGAGTTTAATCACCTTCTCCCCAGATGATTGATGCCAAAGCAAAAGGCAGCACCAGGATCAAATGACACTAAGGTAAGCATCTCAGTTTAGTTTAAGTTACTAAATGTTACCTGGGCTTCCACtcaattttttgaatttgttgTCAGATTGTTTTCAATACAGATATGCAAATTACGGAGGATGGGCCATAGTTTCCAAACCCCCAACAGGAATTAAAGAGGAAACCAAAGGCCTCCTTGGAATGGAGTGCGCAATTGAAAACCACGTAGGCTTTTCATGGTTCAGCCCACACTTTCCCGGGCTTAATCTTCTAGCCTTAgcccaattctttttttttttttttaaaaaggaaaacttgtatttttttaattaatactAGTATCTTTACCTTTCAGTAAATGATCGTTTAATTCTTTTAATGCGGTATTAGCGTGTATTAAGAGAACTCTCCACGGTAGTTAATTTTATGTCATTTGCGTAATAACTATACTTAATTAATATCATTATAAAACTCTTCATCAAATTATATCTTTTAAGCATGAAGATTTATAGGTTGCCCATGtagctttattcttttaaagccCCAGtagccttttctttttattaagCATGAAGATTTATAGGTTGCCCATGtagctttattcttttaaagccCCAGTAGCCTTTTCTTTTTAGGTGACTTAAGATCGCCTTAATATTTGTGGGAAATCTAGAGAATATATTCATTCATTTATGAACTAGTTACCTATCTactctttcatttaattttttctttcacttAGGAGTACCCCAACTTTTCGACCAGACTAATTCCCTAAGACTATGTAGAGTCTTGCCCCAAGAATACACAGTGAAATAGCATACGGGGTCGATTTATGGGACCTGTTGATAACTACCAGGCTACGGAACCGGTCAAACTACCCGCAGGGCACTCTTTCACTTAATTaataagcttttttttttttttaaatgaatagcTCAACAATGTTTAACAAAAGCAGTAAGTACTTTTGTGCTAGTCTGCAACAGAAAATTCTTCAGGTTTGGCAATGTTGACAAGAATACACATCTTTAAGCTGATCCCCACGTCGGATTGGCGGCTACTGCAGAATTTTCAACGGTAAATTTCCACTTGGATAAGTAGAAAATGATGCATTAACCCCGGATTCCTAGGTATTCCTAGGTAATTAGGCAATCGAAGTTCTTTAACCGTAATTACTTCTGCGGCTTCAATTCTTAATAGTTACTCCTAATACACTCTCTAGGATTTCCAAGTCAATCACTcgttttaattgcatttgcttCCCTTGAGATTTAGCTAAATTATGAATCAAACTCCGAGGTTTGACCAAATAATGAATACCGCTTGTCACGGAAGGCGGATAGACGGAGTTAACCAGCAGAATTTATTTgcatgggaaaaaaaaaagaactaaaaaagaaagggaaaacctTTTCTCCAGCATCTCATTCTGTACCCATTTCCTCGAGACTCATTATTACTGCTTCCATGTTACcttttctctttcccacttagCAATTTAGAGGGGTTTGAGGTGATAACTTAAGACTTCCTCTTCAGTTTTCCCTCACAAAATAAGTAATTGTTTGACTATATCTTGGACCGATTTTGATGGAGTAGTGAGAGGTGATGATGAGGCAGATAATGGTGATGCTAGTATTGAGATGTCAAGGAAGATGGCGATACTAGGTGTGTGATGGTTCAAACGGATGACTTGAGGGAAATGAAGCAAGATTAAATCTcttctaattttttgttttaatcttgTTGCCATCGATTAATGTGTTCGTTTCATCCATTCTAATCTGCTGActgatttttgttaatttgagatttatcttgttttGTCATGTTACTTGAGACCATTGACGaaattagaaaatttaattTGAGACGGTACGCATATAAAACTCTGGAGTCAATATTAaagctttttaaaaaattgtgaGGAATAATAGCTTTATGTATACTGGAAATTATAaatattctcaaacttttaagAAGCGAAAGAATGACTTTCTAAAAATTTGGGGGAGCGAATATCTAAATATATAAAgaaaactttgaaaaaaaaaattcgcaaAAATTTTGCAAGggacaaaacatgaattttcaaaatttggaggCGGTGGCCCCTCCCCATCCCCATCCTAGCTCCATTCTTGTTTGGGACCTTTCCCATGATGGTTTGGAATAGCTATTTAGAGATTAGATGTGCAATAGCCAAGGGGGGTGGATATGGTTCCTCAAGATGGGAGAATATGaaatacattttttgttttttttttggaaacattAGATGATCTGCattgattataaaaaatttatattaacGAGAaaaggtttagtcaaaattacACGAGAAGCGTATGAGCAAAGGCTCGACTAAAACTATACAAGACGTGTTCAAAGTCGCTAAAGATTTATTCATTTCTCGTCTTGACACAAGTCTAAAACATAAGAACTAATTCTATTGCCTAACTAAACAAAAGGAGCACGCTTGAAACAACCCCTTCATGCTTTAGATATCTTCCACCAATGCAGCCAACCTGCTGTGCTGAGCTCTTTGGGATGTTATCTGTCCCAAGAGTGCCTCGTT of Coffea arabica cultivar ET-39 chromosome 5c, Coffea Arabica ET-39 HiFi, whole genome shotgun sequence contains these proteins:
- the LOC140007366 gene encoding protein FAR1-RELATED SEQUENCE 5-like codes for the protein MDYKAFGDLLVFDSTYNTNEYHKPLVVLARVNNHFGTIIFGSALLSEETTEAYEWILGTLVKANGGKKPISVITDSDKSMRRAIENLLPNARHRLCIFHLKRNAETGTNKCSMFTSMFAKFMKKAIPIEEFEKEWHAVVASCGLDGNGWVKKMYAKRSLWVETLLREYFLREKESKARHETEDAFLMLSTELHALEQHAAETYTRNIFVNVRKHLGRQELYDCFKREDT